One window from the genome of Fervidobacterium thailandense encodes:
- a CDS encoding DEAD/DEAH box helicase family protein, with protein sequence MPKTASKRTSSELQVYTLLQLFVEENLPQFEDLPPEWNNIDIVGFSKNKTLWDFQIRAIKNAIRLLYFYYHELEGDKDSFYEALKASTDLQKYEKNLDIYPKDGEIWKVLNKYFYALDERIPFSNISNRMNFWMATGSGKTVVIIKLIDILVTYMERGLIPKRNILFLTYRDDLIEQFKTHFKEFKPQSSKQLFLSDLKEFHKLKQYGSDFTTFPIFYYRSDNISDEQKDKIVDYTFYENNGEWYIILDEAHKGDKESSKRQQYFAIMARNGFLFNFSATFTDFRDIIMTVFEFNLSTFIKEGYGKEIRIFNENVKLHKEKLEEADFTDLEKNKVFLKNLILLAYLKKNLEKVRKLSFKDKNFYYHSPLLIYLVNSVNVDDSDLEILIRILTNFASEDTYKNLLTSEVFQEAKRELISSTPIDPFDSANDSIEGLNREELEKLSGTDILNFVFNAQTPGEIEIIKSTSKKEIALKLMTSDKPFALVRIGDASPLIDKIKQYKDVYIQERFESDDFFSNLENDENINILLGSRAFYEGWDSNRPNIITFVNIGQGTDAKKFILQSIGRGLRIKPFKDDDVNRKRLSDNASLIRYKHLLKPLETLFVWATKKDAVRTVITEVKNFITESGERISLKKNRERIDGKTIYIPVIQKVQLKDRKADLSKLPKMTLNISDYNDVITVCNSTSDEMLYFKFFYNSQCPVRDIELLRTILSESNRGKFISKSLDENRIGWERALEKIAKNIKRNVDYLYQVDVDSNDDEYIVHYKNIVIRLPDKEKVQTVKEKIEEYLVKEHSHAPDRQEVTLAGKSEVLLIEFLKEHYYIPILESLDSTSLSGRISYLIKHDSERKFIEELKQASSELAKQLGEIWWIFSKIVENVDKVYIPYDDNGVERFFYPDFIFWFNKDDRYVIVFVDPKGTEHTVAERKIDGFENLFIENGKCKVFSNGSTRIIFKLYFYNKDAISSKKYRDYWVSSADEIFQQVIDILNSDW encoded by the coding sequence ATGCCTAAGACAGCATCGAAGAGAACGAGTTCAGAACTACAAGTATACACTCTCCTTCAATTGTTCGTTGAGGAAAATTTACCCCAGTTTGAGGACTTGCCCCCAGAGTGGAATAATATCGACATAGTAGGGTTCTCAAAGAACAAAACTTTATGGGACTTCCAAATCAGAGCAATCAAAAATGCCATAAGGTTGCTCTACTTCTATTATCACGAGCTGGAAGGAGACAAGGACAGTTTCTACGAGGCTCTGAAGGCATCAACAGATCTTCAAAAATACGAAAAGAATCTTGACATTTACCCAAAAGATGGGGAGATATGGAAGGTTTTGAATAAGTATTTTTACGCCTTAGATGAGAGAATCCCATTCTCAAATATTTCCAATCGCATGAATTTTTGGATGGCAACGGGTAGTGGTAAGACGGTAGTCATAATTAAGCTAATCGATATACTCGTAACTTATATGGAACGGGGTTTGATTCCAAAGAGAAATATTCTATTTTTGACGTATAGGGACGATTTAATTGAGCAGTTTAAGACGCATTTCAAAGAATTCAAACCTCAGAGCTCTAAACAGTTGTTTCTGAGCGATTTGAAAGAGTTTCACAAGTTGAAACAGTACGGCTCTGATTTCACTACTTTTCCTATTTTCTACTATCGTTCGGACAATATTTCCGACGAACAGAAAGATAAGATAGTTGATTACACGTTCTACGAAAATAACGGTGAATGGTACATCATCCTTGATGAGGCTCACAAGGGTGACAAGGAATCAAGTAAGAGACAACAATACTTCGCCATTATGGCGAGAAATGGCTTTCTGTTCAATTTTTCCGCGACTTTTACAGATTTTCGTGATATTATAATGACCGTCTTTGAATTTAACTTGTCGACATTCATCAAGGAGGGATACGGAAAGGAGATAAGAATTTTCAATGAAAACGTGAAACTCCACAAGGAGAAATTGGAGGAAGCCGATTTTACTGATCTCGAGAAAAATAAAGTTTTTCTTAAGAATTTAATTCTCCTCGCTTACCTGAAAAAGAACCTTGAAAAGGTTAGGAAGTTGAGTTTTAAAGACAAAAACTTTTATTATCATTCTCCCTTGCTTATCTATCTTGTGAACTCGGTAAATGTTGATGATTCTGACTTGGAGATTTTAATTCGGATTTTAACAAACTTTGCAAGTGAGGATACTTATAAAAACTTGCTGACCTCGGAAGTTTTTCAGGAAGCCAAAAGAGAGCTAATATCTAGTACTCCTATTGATCCGTTCGATTCGGCAAATGATTCCATTGAAGGCCTTAACCGAGAGGAACTTGAGAAGTTGTCTGGCACTGATATATTAAACTTTGTCTTTAATGCCCAAACACCTGGCGAAATCGAAATAATAAAGTCAACCTCAAAAAAGGAGATCGCTTTGAAGTTGATGACATCGGACAAGCCATTTGCACTTGTTCGTATCGGTGATGCATCTCCACTTATTGATAAAATTAAGCAGTATAAAGACGTCTACATTCAGGAAAGATTCGAAAGCGACGATTTCTTTTCTAATTTGGAAAACGATGAAAATATTAACATTCTCCTTGGTTCACGAGCCTTTTATGAAGGTTGGGACAGCAACAGACCGAACATAATCACGTTTGTGAACATTGGTCAAGGAACGGATGCAAAGAAATTTATCTTGCAATCGATTGGGAGAGGTTTAAGGATAAAACCCTTCAAAGATGATGATGTTAATAGGAAACGGTTGTCCGATAACGCCTCTTTGATACGCTACAAACACTTACTTAAACCACTGGAAACACTATTCGTCTGGGCAACTAAAAAAGACGCTGTTAGAACCGTAATTACTGAAGTTAAAAACTTCATTACCGAGAGCGGTGAAAGAATTTCACTTAAAAAGAACCGGGAAAGAATCGATGGTAAAACGATCTATATCCCAGTGATTCAAAAAGTACAGTTAAAAGACCGAAAGGCTGACCTTTCTAAATTACCGAAAATGACACTAAACATATCTGATTATAACGACGTAATCACAGTGTGCAACTCTACTTCCGACGAAATGTTATATTTCAAGTTCTTTTACAACAGCCAATGCCCAGTTAGGGATATAGAGCTCTTGAGAACAATCCTGTCTGAGTCTAACAGGGGAAAATTTATATCAAAGAGTCTTGATGAGAATAGGATAGGCTGGGAAAGAGCTCTGGAGAAGATTGCAAAGAATATAAAAAGGAATGTTGATTATCTCTATCAAGTCGACGTTGACTCTAACGATGATGAGTATATCGTTCATTACAAAAACATAGTAATTCGACTACCCGACAAGGAAAAAGTGCAGACAGTTAAAGAAAAGATCGAGGAATATCTTGTGAAAGAACACAGTCACGCTCCAGATCGTCAGGAGGTAACTCTCGCCGGAAAGAGTGAAGTTTTATTGATTGAGTTTTTGAAAGAGCATTATTACATACCGATTCTCGAATCTCTTGATAGCACTAGTTTATCGGGTAGGATCAGTTATTTAATAAAGCACGACAGCGAACGGAAGTTCATTGAGGAACTCAAGCAGGCTTCAAGTGAACTGGCTAAACAATTAGGAGAAATCTGGTGGATCTTCAGTAAGATTGTAGAAAACGTTGATAAAGTGTACATTCCATATGACGACAACGGAGTGGAGAGATTCTTTTATCCTGATTTCATCTTTTGGTTCAACAAGGATGACCGATATGTGATAGTTTTTGTTGACCCCAAGGGAACTGAGCATACTGTGGCAGAAAGAAAAATTGATGGGTTTGAAAACTTGTTCATAGAAAATGGTAAGTGCAAAGTGTTCAGCAACGGTAGTACGCGAATCATTTTCAAACTTTATTTTTACAACAAAGATGCGATCAGCTCAAAAAAATATCGTGACTATTGGGTTAGCTCAGCGGATGAAATATTCCAACAGGTTATAGACATTTTAAACAGCGACTGGTAA
- a CDS encoding transposase — MNIISYHELRKLSPQKAREVVRKVFEANNRNVSKTAKILGIARATVRRAVYDCLEDKSRRPKNSPKKLKSEFEDIIVEEAKRTGFRYRRLSTYLQKKYGLVISENTIKSVLKRNKVPKKTRKTKKGERSLYDYEALIPFSEFQLDTKHLLDKESLPKEVYEHMKNYRLPRYEWNMIDVATRTRFTAYSYELNSTFGFMFISIVALWLRVHNVRGRMKIRMDNGMEFCGGSERKLNEWNEIFEKLDLQLSPIPPRAKHMMGVIENTHRADDEYFLMIHAERCKRKEEFLDKAQRWQDTWNKARPNNGKGMKGMTPYEKFRESKIMVSGHVYEYPVVLLEEVFRKVGSLYYLFNKLTGKYVFTNCHTNR; from the coding sequence ATGAACATTATATCATATCACGAGCTAAGAAAACTATCCCCTCAAAAAGCAAGGGAAGTCGTTCGTAAAGTCTTTGAAGCTAATAACCGGAATGTATCAAAGACTGCAAAGATATTAGGTATCGCAAGAGCAACAGTAAGAAGAGCTGTGTACGATTGTTTGGAGGATAAGTCAAGAAGGCCGAAAAACTCCCCTAAGAAGCTAAAATCAGAGTTTGAAGACATAATCGTTGAAGAAGCCAAGAGGACAGGATTTAGATACAGAAGATTGTCTACGTATTTGCAGAAGAAATATGGGCTTGTGATAAGTGAAAATACGATAAAATCTGTTCTGAAACGAAATAAAGTACCGAAAAAGACAAGGAAGACAAAGAAAGGAGAAAGGAGCTTATACGATTACGAAGCGTTAATACCATTCAGTGAGTTTCAATTAGATACGAAGCATTTATTGGACAAAGAAAGCTTACCGAAAGAAGTGTATGAACACATGAAAAATTACAGATTACCGAGATACGAATGGAATATGATAGACGTAGCAACCAGGACAAGATTTACGGCATACTCGTATGAATTAAACTCGACGTTTGGGTTCATGTTTATTTCGATAGTGGCACTATGGTTAAGGGTGCACAATGTGAGAGGGAGAATGAAAATACGGATGGATAACGGGATGGAGTTTTGCGGAGGAAGCGAAAGGAAATTGAACGAATGGAACGAAATATTCGAGAAGTTAGATTTACAGTTAAGCCCAATACCACCGAGGGCAAAACACATGATGGGGGTAATAGAAAACACGCACAGAGCGGATGATGAATACTTTTTGATGATCCATGCGGAAAGATGTAAGAGAAAGGAAGAATTTTTAGACAAGGCGCAAAGATGGCAAGACACATGGAACAAAGCCAGACCGAACAACGGGAAAGGGATGAAAGGAATGACGCCATATGAAAAATTCAGAGAAAGCAAAATAATGGTATCAGGACATGTATACGAATATCCTGTGGTATTACTTGAGGAGGTATTCAGGAAAGTGGGGAGCTTGTATTATCTTTTCAATAAATTAACTGGTAAATATGTCTTCACCAACTGCCACACGAATCGATAA